One segment of Streptomyces sp. NBC_01463 DNA contains the following:
- a CDS encoding sulfurtransferase, giving the protein MSRSDVLVDADWVEAHIDDPKVAIVEVDEDTSAYEKNHIKNAIRIDWTKDLQDPVRRDFIDQAGFEELLSGKGIGNDTTVVLYGGNNNWFASYAFWYFKLYGHQDVRLLDGGRKKWELDSRDLVDGDQIPSRPATQYKAQPQDESIRAYRDDVVKAIGTQNLVDVRSPDEFSGKLLAPAHLPQEQSQRPGHVPSARNIPWSKNANDDGTFKSDDELKALYEDEQVDLAKDTIAYCRIGERSALTWFVLHQLLGQENVKNYDGSWTEYGSLVGVPIELGANK; this is encoded by the coding sequence ATGAGCCGCAGTGACGTCCTGGTAGACGCCGACTGGGTCGAGGCCCACATCGACGACCCGAAGGTTGCCATCGTCGAGGTCGACGAGGACACCTCGGCGTACGAGAAGAACCACATCAAGAACGCGATCCGGATCGACTGGACCAAGGACCTCCAGGACCCGGTCCGCCGCGACTTCATCGACCAGGCCGGCTTCGAGGAGCTGCTGTCCGGCAAGGGCATCGGCAACGACACCACGGTCGTCCTGTACGGCGGCAACAACAACTGGTTCGCGTCCTACGCGTTCTGGTACTTCAAGCTCTACGGTCACCAGGACGTCCGCCTGCTCGACGGCGGCCGCAAGAAGTGGGAGCTCGACTCCCGCGACCTGGTCGACGGCGACCAGATCCCGTCCCGCCCGGCCACCCAGTACAAGGCCCAGCCGCAGGACGAGTCGATCCGCGCCTACCGCGACGACGTCGTGAAGGCCATCGGCACCCAGAACCTGGTCGACGTGCGGTCGCCCGACGAGTTCAGCGGCAAGCTGCTCGCCCCGGCCCACCTCCCGCAGGAGCAGTCGCAGCGCCCCGGCCACGTGCCGAGCGCCCGCAACATCCCGTGGTCGAAGAACGCCAACGACGACGGCACCTTCAAGTCGGACGACGAGCTCAAGGCCCTCTACGAGGACGAGCAGGTCGACCTGGCGAAGGACACCATCGCCTACTGCCGCATCGGTGAGCGCTCCGCGCTCACCTGGTTCGTGCTGCACCAGCTGCTCGGCCAGGAGAACGTCAAGAACTACGACGGGTCGTGGACCGAGTACGGCTCCCTCGTGGGCGTGCCGATCGAGCTCGGCGCCAACAAGTAA
- a CDS encoding DUF2993 domain-containing protein: MRALRILLVVVVVLAGVFIAVDRAAVYFAESEAADRVVVQGARIGSTDVSIKGFPFLTQVAGSELDEVDVKVTGIETSAGGRTLRISRMNAELRQVRLTDGFSGATAARASGTAVISYADLTEAADKDVVVEYGGNGKVKVTGAVNILGRTITRSVLSTVTLVDGHTVRVHADKVPGEGIPGLEGLIREKTDFERGVGGLPNGLKLQKIQPTADGLEISVTGTDVRLAG, from the coding sequence ATGCGAGCGCTGCGAATACTGCTGGTCGTCGTGGTGGTTCTGGCCGGTGTGTTCATCGCCGTGGACCGTGCGGCGGTGTATTTCGCCGAGTCGGAGGCGGCGGACCGGGTCGTGGTCCAGGGGGCGAGGATCGGTTCCACCGACGTCTCCATCAAGGGCTTTCCGTTCCTGACCCAGGTGGCCGGATCGGAGCTCGACGAGGTCGACGTGAAGGTCACCGGCATCGAGACGAGCGCCGGCGGCCGCACGCTCCGGATCAGCCGGATGAACGCGGAGCTGCGCCAGGTCCGGCTGACCGACGGCTTCTCCGGCGCCACCGCGGCCCGTGCCAGCGGCACGGCCGTCATCTCGTACGCGGACCTGACCGAGGCGGCCGACAAGGACGTCGTCGTCGAGTACGGCGGCAACGGCAAGGTGAAGGTGACCGGTGCGGTCAACATCCTCGGCCGCACGATCACGCGCAGCGTCCTGTCCACCGTCACCCTGGTCGACGGCCACACCGTGCGGGTGCACGCGGACAAGGTCCCGGGTGAGGGAATCCCCGGCCTGGAGGGTCTGATCCGCGAGAAGACCGACTTCGAGCGCGGGGTCGGCGGACTGCCGAACGGTCTGAAGCTGCAGAAGATCCAGCCCACCGCCGACGGCCTGGAGATCTCCGTGACGGGCACGGACGTCCGTCTCGCCGGATAA
- a CDS encoding MoaD/ThiS family protein — protein sequence MPAGTIRYWAAAKAAAGTAEEPYTAATLKEALDAVRAQHPGELSRVLQRCSFLIDGDPVGTRSHETVRLAEGGTVEVLPPFAGG from the coding sequence ATGCCCGCGGGAACGATCCGCTACTGGGCCGCCGCCAAGGCCGCGGCCGGAACCGCGGAGGAGCCGTACACCGCCGCGACGCTCAAGGAGGCGCTCGACGCGGTGCGCGCGCAGCACCCCGGTGAGCTGAGCCGGGTACTCCAAAGGTGTTCGTTCCTCATCGACGGTGACCCCGTCGGGACCCGGAGCCATGAGACCGTACGCCTTGCCGAGGGCGGCACGGTCGAGGTGCTCCCGCCGTTCGCAGGAGGGTGA
- a CDS encoding alpha/beta hydrolase, translated as MSSVSEGRFRTSSVPLITRGALRTTLPTDDGVLIEAVYEPCTADAGAGGEAGDAGTAIVVAHGFTGSADRPAVRRAAEVFSQRAAVVTFSFRGHGRSGGRSTVGDREVLDLAAAVAWARSLGHRRIVTAGFSMGGSVVLRHGALYTAPGAEGEAEGRTEAHGEAHADAVVSVSSPARWYYRGTAPMRRLHWMVTRPTGRVVGRYGFRTRIDRNDWDPVPLSPAEAAGLIAPAPLLIVHGDQDPYFPLDHPRMLADAAGGAAGLWLEHGMGHAENAADETLLTRIADWAMDPVTP; from the coding sequence ATGAGTTCTGTGTCCGAGGGGCGATTTCGCACTTCTTCTGTTCCCTTGATCACGCGCGGTGCGCTGCGGACCACGTTGCCGACCGATGACGGGGTCCTGATCGAGGCGGTGTACGAACCGTGTACGGCGGATGCCGGCGCGGGCGGGGAGGCCGGTGACGCGGGTACGGCGATCGTCGTCGCGCACGGATTCACCGGTTCGGCCGACCGCCCCGCGGTGCGGCGCGCCGCGGAGGTGTTCTCCCAGCGTGCGGCGGTGGTCACGTTCTCCTTCCGGGGGCACGGGCGCTCCGGCGGCCGGTCCACGGTGGGCGACCGCGAGGTGCTGGATCTGGCGGCCGCGGTGGCCTGGGCGCGGTCGCTCGGACACCGGCGCATCGTTACGGCCGGGTTCTCGATGGGCGGCTCCGTGGTGCTTCGGCACGGGGCGCTGTATACGGCCCCCGGCGCGGAGGGGGAGGCGGAGGGGCGCACGGAAGCGCACGGGGAGGCGCACGCCGACGCGGTGGTGTCCGTGAGCTCCCCCGCGCGCTGGTACTACCGGGGGACGGCCCCGATGCGGCGGCTGCACTGGATGGTCACCCGGCCCACCGGCCGCGTCGTCGGCCGGTACGGCTTCCGGACCCGGATCGACCGGAACGACTGGGACCCGGTGCCGCTCTCCCCGGCCGAGGCCGCCGGGCTGATCGCCCCCGCCCCGCTGCTGATCGTCCACGGCGACCAGGACCCGTACTTCCCGCTCGACCATCCGCGGATGCTGGCCGACGCGGCGGGCGGGGCGGCCGGCCTGTGGCTGGAGCACGGCATGGGCCACGCGGAGAACGCGGCCGACGAGACCTTGCTCACCCGCATCGCCGACTGGGCGATGGACCCGGTGACGCCGTGA
- a CDS encoding response regulator transcription factor, whose product MSSLLLLTNALQPSTEVLPALGLLLHSVRVAPAEGPALVDTPGADVILIDGRRDLPQVRSLCQLLRSTGPGCPLILVVTEGGLAAVTADWGIDDVLLDTAGPAEVEARLRLATGRQQITSDDSPMEIRNGDLSVDEATYSAKLKGRVLDLTFKEFELLKYLAQHPGRVFTRAQLLQEVWGYDYFGGTRTVDVHVRRLRAKLGPEHESLIGTVRNVGYRFVAPEKVERAAAEEAKAAAAKAATETVTRSEQPEVAEVTEEAPVQPAKR is encoded by the coding sequence ATGAGTTCACTGCTGCTCCTGACGAATGCCCTCCAACCGTCGACGGAGGTGCTTCCCGCCCTCGGCCTCCTGCTGCACAGCGTGCGGGTCGCCCCCGCCGAAGGACCCGCTCTGGTCGACACCCCTGGTGCCGACGTGATCCTCATCGACGGACGCCGCGACCTTCCCCAGGTCCGCTCGCTCTGTCAGCTGCTGCGGTCCACCGGACCCGGCTGTCCGCTGATCCTCGTCGTCACGGAGGGCGGCCTCGCGGCCGTCACCGCGGACTGGGGCATCGACGACGTGCTGCTGGACACGGCGGGCCCCGCCGAGGTCGAGGCGCGGCTGCGGCTGGCCACCGGCCGGCAGCAGATCACCTCCGACGACTCCCCGATGGAGATCCGCAACGGTGATCTCTCGGTGGACGAGGCGACGTACAGCGCCAAGCTGAAGGGCCGGGTCCTGGACCTGACCTTCAAGGAATTCGAACTGCTCAAGTACCTGGCGCAGCACCCGGGCCGGGTCTTCACCCGTGCCCAGCTGCTCCAGGAGGTCTGGGGCTACGACTACTTCGGCGGTACGCGGACGGTCGACGTCCACGTACGGCGGCTGCGCGCCAAGCTCGGCCCCGAGCACGAGTCGCTCATCGGCACCGTCCGCAACGTGGGCTACCGCTTCGTCGCGCCGGAGAAGGTGGAGCGGGCCGCCGCCGAGGAGGCCAAGGCGGCCGCCGCGAAGGCGGCCACCGAAACCGTCACCCGTTCGGAGCAGCCCGAGGTAGCGGAGGTCACGGAAGAAGCCCCGGTCCAGCCTGCCAAGAGGTAG
- a CDS encoding LacI family transcriptional regulator — protein MAKVTRDDVARLAGTSTAVVSYVINNGPRPVAPATRERVLAAIKELGYRPDRVAQAMASRRTDLIGMIVPDARQPFFAEMAHAVEQAAAERGKMVLVGNSDYRDEREVHYLRAFLGMRVSGLILVSQGPSERAAAEIEAWDARVVLLHERPEAIDDVAVVTDDVGGAQLATRHLLEHGNEYVACLGGMESTPAVGDPVADHVEGWRRAMHESGRSTEGRLFQAPYNRYDAYRVALELLAGPDRPPAIFCSTDDQAIGVLRAARELRIDVPGELAVAGFDDVKEAGLTDPPLTTVFSDRPAMARAAVDLVLDDSLRVSGSRRERLKQFPSALVVRRSCGCGEPPAARVLS, from the coding sequence GTGGCCAAGGTGACGCGGGACGATGTGGCGAGACTGGCGGGGACGTCGACCGCAGTGGTCAGTTACGTCATCAACAACGGACCCCGGCCGGTCGCCCCGGCCACGCGCGAGCGGGTACTCGCCGCGATCAAGGAGCTGGGCTACCGGCCCGACCGGGTCGCCCAGGCGATGGCCTCGCGGCGGACCGACCTCATAGGCATGATCGTGCCCGACGCGCGGCAGCCGTTCTTCGCGGAGATGGCGCACGCGGTCGAACAGGCCGCCGCCGAGCGCGGGAAAATGGTGCTCGTCGGCAACTCGGACTACCGCGACGAGCGCGAGGTCCACTACCTGCGGGCCTTCCTCGGCATGCGGGTCTCCGGGCTGATCCTGGTCAGCCAGGGTCCCAGCGAGCGCGCGGCTGCCGAGATAGAGGCGTGGGACGCCCGGGTCGTGCTGCTGCACGAGCGGCCCGAGGCGATCGACGACGTCGCGGTCGTCACGGACGACGTCGGCGGCGCCCAGCTCGCCACCCGCCATCTGCTGGAACACGGCAACGAGTACGTCGCGTGCCTCGGCGGCATGGAGTCGACCCCGGCGGTCGGCGACCCGGTCGCCGACCACGTCGAGGGCTGGCGCCGGGCGATGCACGAGTCGGGCCGCTCCACGGAGGGCCGGCTCTTCCAGGCCCCGTACAACCGCTACGACGCCTACCGGGTGGCGCTGGAGCTCCTCGCGGGCCCGGACCGTCCCCCGGCGATCTTCTGTTCGACGGACGACCAGGCCATCGGGGTGCTGCGGGCCGCGCGCGAGCTCCGGATCGACGTGCCGGGCGAGCTGGCGGTGGCGGGCTTCGACGACGTGAAGGAAGCCGGTCTGACCGATCCGCCGCTGACGACGGTCTTCTCCGACCGCCCGGCGATGGCGCGGGCGGCCGTGGACCTGGTGCTCGACGACTCGCTGCGGGTGTCGGGCTCACGGCGTGAGCGGCTGAAGCAGTTCCCGTCGGCCCTGGTGGTCCGGCGCTCGTGCGGCTGCGGAGAACCGCCGGCGGCACGGGTGCTGTCCTGA
- a CDS encoding trypsin-like peptidase domain-containing protein yields MTESQRPSGEYPMYPSYGNGDAAYPPPPSYQPAQPVSTGPGTTVWPGPGAADAYDGGAGHGGDGLHGLPQPAPEPAPSRRRVRRPVALLAAVAIAAAIVGGGTATVIGQLTDNGTTSNGSGVVPGTTVAQSSKGTVSGVASALSPTIVEIGATSNAGESTGSGVVITSDGEIVTNNHVVAGATSVKVTLSTGRTYTADIVGTDADKDLALIKLQGASGLKTATLGDSSKVAVGDQVVAIGSPEGLTGTVTSGIVSALDRDVTVAKDGDSGSGSGSGSGQGQGQGQGGGQQWPFEFGGQQFNGETGDSTTTYKAIQTDASLNPGNSGGALINMDGEIIGINSAMYSASSSSGSTGSSAGSVGLGFAIPVNTLKADLDTLRAGDGS; encoded by the coding sequence ATGACAGAGAGCCAGCGCCCGAGCGGCGAGTACCCGATGTACCCCTCGTACGGCAACGGCGACGCGGCCTACCCGCCGCCGCCGTCATACCAGCCCGCGCAGCCGGTCAGCACGGGCCCCGGAACCACCGTGTGGCCCGGTCCCGGCGCGGCCGACGCGTACGACGGCGGTGCGGGCCACGGCGGTGACGGCCTCCACGGGCTGCCGCAGCCGGCGCCCGAGCCCGCGCCCTCCCGGCGCCGGGTCCGCCGCCCGGTCGCGCTCCTCGCGGCCGTGGCCATCGCGGCGGCGATCGTCGGCGGCGGCACCGCCACCGTGATCGGACAGCTCACCGACAACGGCACCACCAGCAACGGCAGCGGCGTCGTCCCCGGCACGACCGTCGCGCAGAGCAGCAAGGGCACCGTCTCCGGCGTGGCCTCGGCACTCTCACCGACGATCGTCGAGATCGGCGCGACCTCGAACGCGGGCGAGTCCACCGGCTCCGGTGTGGTCATCACGTCCGACGGCGAGATCGTCACCAACAACCACGTCGTCGCGGGCGCCACCTCCGTCAAGGTCACGCTGAGCACCGGCAGGACGTACACCGCGGACATCGTCGGCACCGACGCCGACAAGGACCTCGCGCTGATCAAGCTGCAGGGCGCGAGCGGGCTGAAGACGGCCACGCTCGGCGACTCCTCCAAGGTCGCCGTCGGCGACCAGGTCGTGGCGATCGGTTCCCCGGAGGGCCTCACCGGCACGGTCACCAGCGGCATCGTGTCCGCGCTCGACCGTGATGTCACGGTCGCCAAGGACGGCGACAGCGGCAGCGGCAGCGGCAGCGGCAGCGGCCAGGGTCAGGGGCAGGGGCAGGGCGGCGGGCAGCAGTGGCCGTTCGAGTTCGGCGGACAGCAGTTCAACGGCGAGACCGGCGACTCCACCACCACGTACAAGGCCATCCAGACCGACGCCTCGCTCAACCCGGGCAACTCCGGCGGCGCCCTGATCAACATGGACGGCGAGATCATCGGCATCAACTCGGCCATGTACTCGGCGAGTTCGAGCAGCGGTTCCACCGGCTCCAGCGCGGGCAGCGTCGGCCTCGGCTTCGCCATCCCGGTGAACACCCTCAAGGCCGACCTCGACACCCTGCGGGCCGGCGACGGCTCCTGA
- a CDS encoding response regulator transcription factor, with protein MSPAEDDPQRILIVDDEPAVREALQRSLAFEGYGTEVAVDGLDALTKAESYAPDLIVLDIQMPRMDGLTAARRIRATGTTTPILMLTARDTVGDRVTGLDAGADDYLVKPFELDELFARIRALLRRSSYATASGADLPDNNVLAFADLRMDLATREVSRGTRRVELTRTEFTLLEMFLAHPRQVLTREQILKAVWGFDFEPSSNSLDVYVMYLRRKTEAGGEPRLVHTVRGVGYALRAGGGEG; from the coding sequence ATGAGCCCCGCCGAAGACGATCCGCAGCGCATCCTGATCGTCGACGACGAGCCCGCCGTGCGCGAGGCCCTGCAACGCAGTCTCGCGTTCGAGGGATACGGCACCGAGGTCGCCGTCGACGGTCTCGACGCCCTCACCAAGGCGGAGTCGTACGCACCCGACCTCATCGTCCTCGACATCCAGATGCCCCGGATGGACGGGCTGACCGCAGCCCGCCGCATCCGGGCCACGGGCACCACCACACCCATCCTGATGCTCACCGCCCGCGACACCGTCGGCGACCGCGTCACCGGACTCGACGCGGGCGCCGACGACTACCTGGTCAAGCCCTTCGAGCTGGACGAGCTCTTCGCCCGCATCCGCGCCCTGCTGCGCCGCAGCTCGTACGCGACGGCGTCGGGTGCCGACCTCCCCGACAACAACGTGCTGGCCTTCGCGGACCTCCGGATGGACCTCGCCACCCGCGAGGTCAGCCGGGGCACCCGCCGCGTGGAGCTGACCCGCACCGAGTTCACCCTGCTGGAGATGTTCCTCGCGCACCCCCGCCAGGTGCTGACCCGCGAGCAGATCCTCAAGGCCGTCTGGGGCTTCGACTTCGAGCCGAGCTCCAACTCGCTGGACGTGTACGTGATGTACCTCCGCCGCAAGACCGAGGCGGGCGGCGAACCGCGCCTGGTCCACACGGTGCGGGGCGTCGGGTACGCGCTGCGGGCGGGCGGGGGCGAGGGGTGA
- a CDS encoding HAMP domain-containing histidine kinase — translation MTGPLHRFRTLPLRSRLALLVATAVAVAVAAVAAACWFVTKAQLEQQRDTTLRSTKVDNEYLIDLYQHCTGISKQPTRPYTGFTVQLIDAQGTACTSPDSSALPVTADDLAVVSHERSGALHSEADADGVKMRVFTYPVTVTVSRGPGQPRAEIDLGVSVARPVSEIDKSLSTLAWVLLLVSGIGVVGAGAAGLWVARSGLRPVDELAEAVEHVAHTEDLTVRIPVEGEDEIARLSRSFNSMTASLATSRDRQAQLIADAGHELRTPLTSLRTNVELLARSDETGRAIPPDDRKALMSSVKAQMTELASLIGDLQELARPDAAQPGPLQVVPLHDITRTALERARLRGPELTITADLAPWYVRAEPAALERAVVNVLDNAVKFSPPRGTIDVVLHRGELTVRDQGPGIPADELPHVFERFWRSPSARQLPGSGLGLSIVARTVQQAGGEIALLPGPGGGTEAAIRLPGAPQPPPEPLG, via the coding sequence GTGACGGGGCCCCTGCACCGCTTCCGCACCCTGCCGCTCCGGTCCCGCCTGGCGCTGCTGGTCGCGACGGCGGTGGCGGTCGCGGTGGCGGCGGTCGCGGCGGCGTGCTGGTTCGTGACGAAGGCACAGCTGGAGCAGCAGCGGGACACGACGCTGCGCTCCACCAAGGTCGACAACGAATACCTGATCGACCTCTACCAGCACTGCACCGGCATCAGCAAGCAGCCGACCCGGCCCTACACGGGCTTCACCGTCCAGCTCATCGACGCCCAGGGGACGGCCTGCACCTCCCCGGACTCGTCCGCGCTCCCGGTGACCGCGGACGACCTCGCGGTCGTCAGTCACGAGCGGAGCGGGGCGCTTCACTCCGAGGCCGATGCCGATGGGGTGAAGATGCGGGTCTTCACCTATCCGGTGACCGTGACGGTGTCCCGCGGGCCGGGTCAGCCGCGCGCCGAAATCGATCTCGGCGTCTCCGTCGCCCGCCCGGTGAGCGAGATCGACAAATCCCTCTCCACCCTCGCCTGGGTCCTCCTCCTCGTCTCCGGCATCGGCGTCGTCGGCGCGGGCGCCGCCGGTCTCTGGGTCGCCCGCTCCGGCCTGCGGCCCGTCGACGAACTCGCCGAGGCCGTGGAGCACGTGGCACACACCGAGGACCTCACCGTCCGCATCCCGGTCGAGGGCGAGGACGAGATCGCCCGCCTCTCCCGGTCCTTCAACTCGATGACGGCCTCCCTGGCCACCTCGCGCGACCGCCAGGCCCAGCTGATCGCGGACGCCGGCCACGAGCTGCGCACCCCCCTCACCTCACTCCGCACCAACGTGGAACTGCTCGCCCGCAGTGACGAGACGGGCCGGGCGATCCCGCCCGACGACCGCAAGGCCTTGATGTCCTCGGTCAAGGCCCAGATGACCGAGCTGGCCTCGCTCATCGGTGACCTCCAGGAGCTCGCCCGCCCGGACGCCGCCCAGCCCGGGCCGCTCCAGGTGGTGCCCCTGCACGACATCACCCGCACCGCCCTCGAACGCGCCCGCCTGCGCGGTCCCGAGCTGACGATCACGGCCGACCTGGCCCCCTGGTACGTAAGGGCCGAGCCGGCCGCGCTGGAGCGGGCGGTCGTCAACGTCCTGGACAACGCGGTGAAGTTCAGCCCGCCGCGCGGCACGATCGACGTCGTCCTGCACCGCGGCGAGCTGACGGTCCGCGACCAGGGCCCCGGCATCCCCGCCGACGAACTCCCGCACGTCTTCGAACGCTTCTGGCGTTCCCCCTCCGCCCGCCAGCTGCCGGGCTCGGGCCTCGGCCTGTCGATCGTCGCGCGCACGGTCCAGCAGGCCGGCGGCGAGATCGCCCTGCTGCCCGGCCCCGGCGGCGGCACGGAGGCCGCCATCCGACTCCCCGGAGCACCCCAGCCACCGCCGGAGCCGCTGGGGTGA
- a CDS encoding LPXTG cell wall anchor domain-containing protein, whose translation MKIRRILATAVAVAVTAPAVLLSVTPAFADAPPTAQTQAKPTLEELEKAAAVAQEAYDKALAAKTAAYEVLKEALSDTAPLTLAAKAAKTAADEAGTSKTAADQAVTDAKAALDALPETATEEERTAAETAVTRAEATAAAAAADKTAADAKAKEAGNAADDARVAAARAYSLVQKALTDALHAKTAADDALAKAREEENENQDCVAEPGLTTVLTGVPDSITAGTTTALSLRVSNRTDKAMDDVLAHAFTHATDTSGLKETDKLVHLQWSTASSPKWHSIGGDHLIDGIGPLKAGAHADIKLRLTIDASAPAGNGAAFVSADYTNENGSCGGNPDIAMYDFGVLKAAKPKPGKTDSGTTGTTGTGTTGTSGGSNPSAQGTASSNPVATGDGTLASTGSSDTSQLGLLGAAAVALGAAAMFVVRRRKAGSQV comes from the coding sequence GTGAAGATTCGCCGCATTCTCGCCACTGCCGTGGCCGTCGCCGTGACCGCACCCGCCGTACTGCTCTCCGTCACCCCCGCGTTCGCGGACGCCCCACCGACGGCACAGACGCAGGCCAAGCCGACACTGGAAGAGCTCGAAAAGGCCGCGGCCGTGGCACAGGAGGCCTACGACAAGGCACTCGCCGCGAAGACCGCCGCCTACGAAGTGCTGAAGGAGGCGCTCTCCGACACGGCACCGCTCACCCTGGCCGCCAAAGCCGCCAAGACGGCCGCAGACGAGGCAGGCACCTCCAAGACCGCCGCCGACCAGGCCGTCACCGACGCGAAGGCCGCCCTCGACGCGCTGCCCGAGACGGCCACGGAGGAGGAGCGGACCGCGGCCGAGACCGCCGTCACCCGGGCCGAGGCCACCGCCGCAGCCGCCGCCGCCGACAAGACGGCAGCCGACGCGAAGGCCAAGGAGGCCGGCAATGCCGCCGACGACGCACGGGTCGCCGCTGCCCGCGCCTACTCCCTGGTGCAGAAGGCCCTGACAGACGCCCTCCACGCGAAGACCGCCGCCGACGACGCGCTGGCCAAGGCCCGCGAAGAGGAGAACGAGAACCAGGACTGCGTGGCCGAGCCCGGTCTCACCACCGTCCTGACCGGCGTTCCGGACTCGATCACCGCCGGTACGACCACCGCCCTCTCCCTCCGGGTGAGCAACCGCACAGACAAGGCCATGGACGACGTCCTCGCCCACGCCTTCACCCACGCCACCGACACGAGCGGCCTCAAGGAGACGGACAAGCTCGTGCACCTGCAGTGGTCCACGGCGTCCTCCCCGAAGTGGCACAGCATCGGCGGCGACCACCTGATCGACGGCATCGGCCCGCTGAAGGCCGGCGCCCACGCCGACATCAAGCTGCGCCTCACCATCGACGCGTCGGCCCCGGCCGGTAACGGCGCCGCCTTCGTGTCGGCCGACTACACCAACGAGAACGGCTCCTGCGGGGGCAACCCGGACATCGCCATGTACGACTTCGGTGTCCTCAAGGCCGCGAAGCCGAAGCCCGGCAAGACCGACTCCGGCACCACGGGCACGACCGGCACCGGCACCACCGGCACCTCGGGCGGCTCCAACCCGTCGGCCCAGGGCACGGCGTCGAGCAACCCGGTGGCCACCGGCGACGGCACCCTCGCCTCCACCGGTTCGTCCGATACCTCGCAGCTCGGCCTCCTCGGCGCTGCGGCCGTGGCACTCGGCGCGGCGGCAATGTTCGTCGTCCGCCGCCGCAAGGCCGGCTCCCAGGTCTGA
- a CDS encoding phosphatidylinositol-specific phospholipase C — protein sequence MSPYTANRRNFLAGALAVSATAVLGTAPARATARRALTAQDWMSGIADATELRRLTIPGSHDSGARYGGPWTECQNTTIAEQLNSGLRFLDVRCRITDGSFAIHHGASYQNLMFGDVLGACRDFLSARPTETVLMRVKQEYSEESDAAFQAVFDDYLDARGWRPLFRIDSALPALGEARGKVVLLADNGGLPGVRYADPDLFDIQDDYMAEPFAKYPKIEAQFRKAAEQPGKLFMNYVSTAALLPPRGNADRLNPQVQSFLDGAEASGWTGLGIVPLDFPATRSGLVESLLRHNPAA from the coding sequence ATGAGCCCGTACACAGCCAACCGCCGGAACTTCCTGGCCGGCGCACTGGCCGTTTCCGCCACCGCGGTCCTGGGCACGGCACCCGCCCGCGCCACGGCCCGCAGAGCCCTCACCGCTCAGGACTGGATGAGCGGCATCGCGGACGCCACGGAGCTGCGACGGCTCACCATCCCCGGCTCGCACGACTCCGGCGCCCGCTACGGCGGGCCCTGGACGGAGTGCCAGAACACGACGATCGCGGAACAGCTGAACAGCGGGCTGCGCTTCCTCGACGTGCGGTGCCGGATCACGGACGGGTCTTTCGCGATCCACCACGGAGCCTCGTACCAGAACCTGATGTTCGGGGATGTCCTGGGCGCCTGCCGGGACTTCCTGTCCGCGCGGCCCACCGAGACGGTACTGATGCGGGTCAAGCAGGAGTACTCGGAGGAGAGCGACGCGGCGTTCCAGGCGGTTTTCGACGACTACCTGGACGCCAGGGGCTGGCGGCCGCTGTTCCGCATCGACTCCGCGCTGCCCGCGCTGGGGGAGGCGCGCGGCAAGGTGGTGCTGCTGGCTGACAACGGGGGCCTGCCGGGGGTGCGTTACGCCGATCCGGACCTCTTCGACATCCAGGACGACTACATGGCGGAGCCGTTCGCCAAGTACCCGAAGATCGAGGCCCAGTTCCGCAAGGCGGCGGAGCAGCCGGGCAAGCTCTTCATGAACTACGTCTCGACCGCCGCTCTCCTGCCGCCCCGGGGGAACGCGGACCGGCTCAACCCCCAGGTCCAGTCGTTCCTCGACGGCGCGGAGGCGTCCGGCTGGACCGGTCTCGGCATCGTTCCGCTGGACTTCCCGGCGACCCGGTCCGGACTGGTGGAGTCCCTGCTCCGGCACAACCCGGCGGCCTGA